A portion of the Limosilactobacillus reuteri genome contains these proteins:
- a CDS encoding NADPH-dependent FMN reductase, with amino-acid sequence MKIAAIAGSNANHSYNRMLLEFIARHFSDDDIDVIDIRQVPMFNENYKGKIPEVVADIDRRVSSADAVIIASPEYNHSVTSALKSVIEWLSYEVHPLENKPVMIIGASTYDQGSSRSQVQLRDILISPGVNAYIFQNEEFFMSDAAHIIDKDGDITNETTIHFLEKCMREFKHYAKAINRMVTEKKEAKK; translated from the coding sequence TTGAAAATTGCTGCAATTGCCGGGTCAAATGCTAATCATTCATACAACCGGATGTTATTAGAATTTATTGCCCGTCATTTTAGTGATGATGATATTGATGTGATTGATATTCGTCAAGTGCCAATGTTTAATGAAAATTATAAGGGAAAGATTCCTGAGGTTGTTGCTGATATTGATCGTCGTGTTTCAAGCGCCGATGCTGTTATTATCGCCAGCCCAGAATATAACCACTCTGTTACCTCTGCTTTGAAGAGTGTAATCGAATGGCTTTCCTATGAAGTTCACCCCTTAGAAAATAAGCCGGTCATGATCATCGGGGCATCTACCTATGATCAAGGCTCATCCCGTTCCCAAGTTCAATTACGAGACATCTTAATTTCACCAGGTGTTAATGCTTATATTTTCCAAAACGAAGAGTTCTTTATGAGTGATGCTGCTCATATCATTGATAAAGATGGCGACATTACTAACGAAACGACTATTCATTTCTTAGAAAAATGTATGCGTGAATTCAAACACTATGCTAAGGCAATCAATCGCATGGTTACTGAAAAGAAGGAGGCGAAGAAGTAA
- a CDS encoding SLC45 family MFS transporter, which produces MSQDESVVLNKDQETSTSGLPILPKSTIWMINFGFLGVQIAFTLQGSQMSRIFQTIGANPNNLGWFFLLPPLAGLIVQPIIGYYSDRTWAPKLGGRRLPYLLIGMVIAVIVMILLPNSGSFGFGYGSLAALWFGAITVAFLDLSSNMAMQPFKMMVGDMVNDDQKSYAYGIQSLICNTGAVLAAIFPFLLTWWGVSNTAKKGVVPQSVVISFYVGAVILVITCLFTIFRVHEYDPATYARYHGISEEDNKKGGNWFTLLKHAPRVFWNVALVQFFCWFSFQYLSTYAVGAIAKNVWLTTDASSAAYQAAGNWYGVMTAVQSIAAVVWSYVLAKVPNNHHKAGYAFSLLLGAIGYTSIFFIHSQNALIFSFVLIGIAWASMNTYPLTMVTNALSGKHMGTYLGLFNGSICVPQMVASLLSFGLFPLLGSSQVNMMLVTGISALLGAISVLFIKETYQA; this is translated from the coding sequence ATGAGTCAAGATGAGTCTGTTGTACTTAACAAAGACCAAGAAACTTCGACGAGTGGATTGCCAATTTTACCAAAGAGTACCATCTGGATGATTAACTTTGGTTTCCTTGGGGTTCAAATCGCCTTTACGTTACAAGGTTCACAAATGAGCCGGATCTTCCAAACAATTGGTGCTAATCCTAATAATTTGGGATGGTTCTTCTTACTTCCACCACTTGCAGGATTGATCGTGCAGCCAATCATTGGTTATTATTCTGACCGAACATGGGCGCCAAAACTTGGTGGTCGGCGTCTCCCCTACCTGTTAATCGGGATGGTCATTGCCGTCATCGTTATGATTTTACTGCCTAATTCAGGAAGTTTTGGATTTGGATACGGTTCGTTAGCAGCCCTCTGGTTTGGGGCTATTACCGTTGCCTTCCTTGATCTTTCATCAAATATGGCGATGCAGCCATTTAAGATGATGGTTGGTGATATGGTTAACGATGATCAAAAGAGTTATGCATACGGGATTCAAAGTTTAATCTGTAATACCGGTGCCGTTTTAGCAGCCATTTTCCCATTCCTTTTGACATGGTGGGGTGTATCAAACACTGCTAAAAAGGGTGTTGTTCCTCAATCAGTTGTAATTTCGTTCTACGTTGGCGCTGTTATTTTAGTCATCACCTGTCTCTTTACTATCTTCCGGGTTCACGAATATGATCCCGCAACTTATGCTCGTTACCATGGCATTTCAGAGGAAGATAATAAAAAAGGCGGAAACTGGTTTACCCTCTTAAAGCATGCTCCACGGGTATTTTGGAATGTCGCATTAGTTCAATTCTTCTGCTGGTTCTCTTTCCAATACCTTTCAACTTATGCTGTTGGGGCCATCGCTAAGAATGTTTGGTTAACAACGGATGCTTCTTCTGCTGCCTACCAAGCTGCTGGTAACTGGTACGGTGTTATGACTGCGGTTCAATCAATCGCGGCAGTTGTATGGTCATATGTTTTGGCTAAAGTTCCTAATAATCACCACAAAGCTGGCTATGCTTTCAGTCTTTTACTCGGGGCTATTGGGTACACATCAATCTTCTTTATCCATTCACAAAATGCCCTTATCTTCTCCTTCGTTTTGATTGGAATTGCCTGGGCTTCAATGAATACCTACCCGTTAACAATGGTTACAAATGCCTTATCTGGTAAACACATGGGTACCTACCTTGGACTATTTAATGGTTCAATCTGTGTACCACAAATGGTTGCCTCACTACTAAGT
- a CDS encoding FAD:protein FMN transferase, whose protein sequence is MNNELMAQRHVMTHHALGTRINLTIFGNKYFSLLKKSMDLIDHYEDQLTVNRNESEVMSVNHGAGKTPKMVSPTTFDLIELAVKYSRENFGFNALIGPLVKLWKIGFAGAHVPSDAEIKERLKLIDPYKVLLNREARTVYLEEPGMELDLGGIAKGYIADRIRDLWIEAGVPAGIIDLGGNLLFVGKSPRRDDGQWIIGVQDPQLHRGENLATVREPACSAVTSGIYERFLIKNGRRYHHLLDPLTGYPLETDLSSVTVFTDQSVMGEIEAKRLFFNGEPIAGWETRPDNRGAIFIHNDESMVNVGLNKN, encoded by the coding sequence ATGAATAATGAATTGATGGCGCAGCGGCATGTGATGACTCATCACGCTCTCGGAACTCGCATAAATTTAACGATTTTTGGCAACAAATATTTTTCATTGTTAAAGAAATCAATGGACCTAATTGACCACTATGAGGACCAATTAACGGTTAACCGTAATGAATCAGAAGTGATGTCGGTGAACCATGGTGCAGGGAAAACTCCGAAAATGGTATCGCCAACGACTTTTGACCTCATTGAGCTGGCAGTGAAATATAGTCGTGAAAACTTTGGCTTTAACGCTTTGATTGGCCCGTTAGTAAAATTATGGAAAATCGGTTTTGCAGGGGCGCACGTGCCAAGTGATGCTGAGATCAAAGAGCGGTTGAAGTTGATCGACCCTTATAAAGTATTGCTGAACCGAGAAGCACGGACGGTATATTTAGAAGAGCCGGGGATGGAATTAGACCTTGGCGGAATTGCGAAGGGCTATATTGCGGACCGTATTCGGGATCTTTGGATTGAAGCTGGAGTTCCCGCGGGAATTATCGACTTAGGGGGAAATCTCTTATTTGTTGGTAAGTCGCCACGGCGGGATGATGGGCAGTGGATCATCGGTGTGCAGGATCCGCAATTACATCGTGGTGAAAATCTGGCAACTGTTCGCGAGCCTGCTTGTTCGGCAGTTACATCTGGGATTTATGAACGATTTTTGATCAAAAATGGCCGTCGTTATCACCATTTACTAGATCCTCTGACTGGATACCCGTTAGAGACTGATTTGAGCAGCGTGACTGTTTTTACTGATCAATCGGTAATGGGTGAAATTGAGGCTAAGCGACTTTTCTTCAATGGCGAACCAATTGCGGGCTGGGAAACGCGTCCTGACAACCGTGGTGCTATCTTTATTCATAATGATGAATCAATGGTAAATGTTGGGCTGAATAAAAATTGA
- a CDS encoding LacI family DNA-binding transcriptional regulator: MKPTIKDIAQRAHVSTATVSRVLSKKAKSYRPETAAKIEAIAKELGYKKNLAAAELAANSSMLIAVILNNTQTNFSDDIIAAIQAETDKAGYQMFILYAGNHDARLLNQAISVALERHVAGILLVATSLDEQAARTLRESNTPCRLVSVYDEDDPRYTGFKFTSSNNEEIGYSAANYLIEHGHSRIGLAGIDRSSTGKQRLHGYQRAMTEHGLIPHMEWVEYGDYSFGPQQNMLKTLITKDLDAIITASDMVAVGMIREAHLLGPDIPKDLSFISIDGTFLCDITIPTITSVTQDFYQMGLIAVRSLLNDDDSQFIPIHITPRNSVRLLGKKSLEY; this comes from the coding sequence ATGAAGCCAACAATTAAAGATATTGCTCAACGGGCCCACGTTTCAACGGCCACTGTTTCTCGTGTTTTATCCAAAAAAGCGAAATCCTACCGTCCCGAAACTGCGGCTAAGATTGAAGCAATCGCTAAAGAACTAGGATACAAGAAAAACCTCGCAGCGGCTGAATTAGCTGCCAACAGCAGTATGTTAATTGCCGTCATCTTAAATAATACTCAAACGAATTTCTCAGATGATATCATCGCTGCTATTCAAGCGGAAACGGACAAAGCAGGATACCAAATGTTTATTCTTTACGCCGGGAATCATGATGCTCGACTGCTTAATCAAGCAATTAGCGTTGCCCTCGAACGACACGTTGCCGGTATTCTGCTAGTCGCAACCTCCCTCGATGAACAAGCCGCTCGCACCTTACGAGAAAGCAATACTCCTTGCCGGTTAGTATCGGTCTATGACGAAGATGATCCCCGGTATACTGGATTTAAATTTACAAGCTCAAATAACGAGGAAATTGGTTATTCAGCCGCTAACTATTTAATTGAACACGGACACTCCCGAATTGGATTAGCCGGCATTGATCGTTCTTCAACTGGGAAGCAGCGCCTTCACGGCTACCAACGGGCAATGACTGAACACGGCTTAATTCCTCATATGGAATGGGTTGAATATGGCGATTACAGTTTTGGTCCTCAACAAAACATGCTCAAAACACTAATAACTAAGGACCTCGATGCGATCATCACAGCTAGTGATATGGTGGCCGTGGGTATGATCAGAGAGGCTCATTTGCTAGGCCCTGATATTCCGAAAGACCTATCATTTATCAGTATCGATGGGACTTTTCTCTGTGACATTACCATCCCAACTATTACAAGCGTAACTCAGGACTTTTATCAAATGGGACTCATCGCAGTTAGGAGCCTATTGAACGATGATGACTCACAATTTATCCCAATCCATATCACACCGCGAAATAGCGTAAGACTCCTAGGCAAAAAATCATTAGAATATTAG
- a CDS encoding NAD(P)H-dependent oxidoreductase has product MKILALVGTNADFSYNRILLCYMKKHFRQMADIEIAEISQLPPFSVDTPLSEQTEVWKLKQKVKAADGVIFSTPEYDHGIPAALKSTVEWLSYKTDVLKHKPVMVVGVSYGRQASARSQVQMRQILVSPDCDANLLPGNEVLIGNASHSFSKDGRLINAEARDNLEDCFTHFVEYIQIFENANKEGLDMSVKQPTISEAYINFPTGRLTLKEVQQIFSTIPFEIDLIDSTDHFAWFSDKPNREHVRNVASLGETVQECHPPLAVPAVMSIINSFREGKKDVVTRPLWMNGHRSLIQYYALRDVNGHYLGTIEFTGSVEYILNLFENGAWSTDGNTGASKHEDANDNSEEADSVDASTGASESSDDNTDNASEVVATPAPAANDDTDADATTGVSDAGSVDANDDEADATTGASEN; this is encoded by the coding sequence ATGAAAATTCTTGCTCTAGTTGGAACTAATGCTGATTTTTCCTATAACCGGATTTTACTTTGCTACATGAAAAAGCACTTCCGCCAAATGGCTGATATTGAAATTGCTGAGATTAGCCAATTACCGCCATTTAGCGTTGACACTCCTCTTTCTGAACAAACAGAGGTATGGAAGTTAAAGCAAAAAGTTAAGGCTGCAGACGGAGTTATTTTCTCAACTCCTGAATATGACCATGGGATTCCAGCGGCCTTAAAGAGTACAGTAGAATGGCTTTCTTACAAGACTGATGTATTAAAACACAAGCCAGTCATGGTTGTCGGGGTATCTTATGGACGCCAAGCTTCTGCAAGATCTCAAGTTCAAATGCGTCAAATTCTGGTTTCTCCTGATTGTGACGCTAACCTATTACCAGGAAATGAAGTTCTGATTGGTAATGCTAGTCATTCCTTCTCCAAAGACGGTCGGTTAATTAATGCCGAAGCACGAGATAACCTTGAAGACTGCTTTACTCATTTTGTGGAATACATTCAAATCTTTGAAAATGCAAATAAGGAGGGACTGGATATGTCCGTTAAACAACCAACGATCAGTGAAGCATACATTAACTTCCCAACTGGTCGGTTGACATTAAAAGAAGTTCAACAAATCTTCAGTACAATTCCATTTGAAATTGACCTAATCGACAGTACTGACCATTTCGCATGGTTCTCTGATAAGCCAAACCGGGAACACGTTCGTAATGTAGCTTCCCTTGGTGAAACTGTTCAAGAATGTCATCCACCATTGGCTGTACCTGCTGTAATGAGCATCATTAATAGTTTCCGCGAAGGTAAGAAAGATGTTGTTACCCGTCCATTATGGATGAATGGTCACCGTTCATTGATCCAATACTACGCTTTACGTGATGTTAATGGTCATTACCTTGGAACCATCGAATTTACTGGTAGTGTAGAATACATTCTTAACCTCTTCGAAAATGGAGCATGGAGTACTGATGGTAACACTGGTGCATCTAAGCATGAAGATGCTAATGACAACAGTGAAGAAGCTGACAGCGTTGATGCATCAACAGGTGCTTCAGAATCAAGTGATGATAACACCGACAATGCTAGTGAAGTGGTTGCAACCCCAGCACCAGCAGCAAACGACGATACTGATGCGGACGCTACAACAGGCGTATCAGATGCAGGCAGCGTAGACGCAAATGATGATGAGGCAGATGCTACAACAGGTGCATCCGAAAACTAG
- the rlmD gene encoding 23S rRNA (uracil(1939)-C(5))-methyltransferase RlmD, producing MTQTKQHEQDVDVWVGKRFPLTIRRLGVNGHGIGYYKHKVCFVPGALPNEVVVAEVTRVLPRYLEAKIHRIRKKSRDRITPRDEYADIAGGFELENLAYQQQLKFKRQVIIDSLEKFQPYGYRNYDVRPTIAAPEEYGYRNKAQFQVRMVNGKVAAGLYQPNSHTLVNMETCAVQMPRTMETVRAVTQMIEDLQIPVYDEKHNSGIIKTLAVRESWSTGEVQLTFITNSAKLPHKRELLERIEKELPAVVSVMQNVNPGDTPLVWGDKMIHLAGKDSILESLMGLDFKLSARSFLQLNPEQTEVLYEEASKALELDKDDTLIDAYAGIGTIGLSLASRVKAVRGMEIIPEAVADANENAKLNNITNAKYEVGKAEEVLPRWQKEGLNFDALVVDPPRTGLDDQLIKQILKVKPRKFAYVSCDMASLARNLRRLTSVYHVDYIQPIDMMPQTARCEAVVKLSLRNGNKE from the coding sequence ATGACACAAACTAAACAACATGAACAAGATGTTGATGTATGGGTTGGGAAGCGATTCCCACTCACGATTCGTCGCCTAGGCGTTAACGGACACGGAATCGGCTACTATAAGCACAAGGTATGTTTTGTCCCTGGTGCCCTGCCAAATGAAGTCGTGGTCGCGGAAGTTACACGCGTTCTGCCACGCTACCTTGAAGCTAAAATTCACCGGATTCGGAAAAAGAGTCGGGATCGGATAACACCACGGGATGAGTACGCTGATATTGCTGGTGGTTTTGAACTTGAAAATCTCGCTTACCAACAACAATTAAAGTTTAAACGGCAAGTAATCATTGATAGTCTCGAAAAGTTTCAACCATACGGCTACCGTAATTACGATGTTCGCCCAACTATTGCAGCCCCTGAAGAATACGGTTACCGTAACAAGGCCCAATTCCAGGTGCGGATGGTCAACGGCAAAGTGGCAGCCGGGCTTTACCAGCCAAACAGTCATACCCTCGTTAATATGGAGACTTGTGCTGTTCAAATGCCCCGCACAATGGAGACAGTTCGAGCAGTTACGCAGATGATCGAAGACTTGCAAATCCCAGTTTATGATGAAAAGCACAATAGCGGTATCATCAAGACCTTAGCAGTCCGTGAATCATGGTCAACTGGGGAAGTCCAATTAACCTTCATTACTAATTCTGCTAAACTTCCTCACAAACGCGAATTGCTTGAACGCATTGAAAAAGAACTACCAGCAGTTGTTTCAGTCATGCAAAACGTTAACCCAGGTGATACACCCTTAGTTTGGGGTGATAAAATGATCCACCTGGCTGGAAAAGATTCAATTCTTGAAAGCTTGATGGGACTTGATTTTAAACTCTCGGCACGCTCATTCTTACAACTAAATCCTGAACAAACAGAGGTATTGTACGAAGAAGCTTCTAAGGCCCTTGAACTAGACAAAGATGATACCTTAATTGATGCATACGCCGGGATCGGAACAATCGGTCTTTCCCTTGCATCGCGGGTAAAAGCTGTTCGCGGAATGGAAATTATCCCCGAAGCAGTTGCCGATGCTAACGAAAATGCCAAGTTAAATAATATTACTAACGCTAAATATGAAGTTGGCAAAGCAGAAGAAGTTCTTCCCCGCTGGCAAAAAGAGGGACTCAACTTTGATGCCCTTGTTGTTGACCCTCCACGAACTGGGTTAGATGACCAATTAATCAAGCAAATCTTAAAAGTTAAGCCGCGTAAGTTTGCCTACGTTTCATGTGACATGGCTTCTCTTGCCCGCAACCTACGACGATTAACTAGCGTCTATCACGTTGACTACATTCAACCAATTGACATGATGCCCCAAACGGCCCGTTGTGAAGCAGTCGTGAAATTATCATTGCGAAACGGAAATAAGGAATAG
- the serS gene encoding serine--tRNA ligase yields MLDIKKIRQEPDFYKEKLATRGIKPEEIDEVIALDKKRRELLQQTETMKAQRNEASKKIGEAKRNGESADTAIKETRELGDKIKELDAEVEANDAELHNKMAHLPNVPHDGVPVSLTEDGAVELRKVGKVRDFDFEPKHHWDIGENLGILDFDRAGKVSGARFVYYLGLGAQLERAVYNFMLDEHMKEGYTEVLPPYIVNAESMYGTGQFPKFKEGVYQVNGEDMTLIPTAEVPLTNYYRGEVIPTEELPVYVTALTPSFRSEAGAAGRDTRGLIRMHQFNKVEMVKYTKPENSWDELEKMTANAENILKKLNLPYHVITLTTGDMSFTASETHDLELWMPAQNKYREVSSCSNCLDFQARRMHTQYRDEDGKLQYVHTLNGSGLAVGRTVAAILENYQNADGSVTIPEVLVPYMHGVTKITKENAVPFRNKVNK; encoded by the coding sequence ATGTTAGATATTAAAAAGATTCGTCAAGAACCTGATTTTTATAAGGAAAAGTTGGCTACGCGTGGTATAAAACCAGAAGAAATTGATGAAGTTATTGCGCTAGATAAGAAGCGGCGTGAATTGCTTCAACAAACCGAAACAATGAAGGCGCAACGTAATGAAGCGTCAAAGAAGATTGGGGAAGCTAAGCGAAATGGTGAATCTGCCGATACTGCCATTAAGGAAACTCGTGAACTTGGTGATAAGATCAAGGAACTAGACGCTGAAGTTGAAGCAAATGATGCAGAACTTCATAATAAGATGGCTCACCTCCCGAACGTTCCTCATGACGGTGTTCCGGTTAGCTTAACGGAAGACGGTGCCGTTGAATTGCGGAAAGTAGGGAAGGTGCGGGACTTTGATTTTGAACCTAAGCATCACTGGGATATCGGTGAAAATCTTGGTATTTTAGACTTTGATCGCGCTGGTAAGGTTTCTGGTGCGCGTTTTGTCTACTACTTGGGTCTTGGTGCTCAGCTTGAACGGGCAGTTTACAACTTCATGCTTGACGAGCACATGAAGGAAGGATATACCGAAGTCTTGCCGCCATACATTGTTAATGCTGAGTCAATGTACGGTACTGGTCAATTTCCTAAGTTCAAAGAGGGAGTTTACCAGGTTAACGGCGAGGATATGACTTTGATCCCAACTGCCGAAGTTCCGTTAACTAATTACTACCGTGGTGAAGTTATTCCGACTGAAGAATTACCAGTTTACGTTACTGCTTTAACACCATCATTCCGTTCTGAAGCGGGAGCAGCGGGTCGTGATACTCGGGGATTGATCCGGATGCACCAATTTAATAAGGTAGAAATGGTTAAGTATACTAAGCCAGAAAACTCATGGGATGAACTTGAAAAGATGACTGCTAACGCTGAGAACATCTTGAAGAAGTTAAACTTGCCATACCATGTTATTACCTTAACTACTGGTGACATGAGCTTTACGGCATCTGAAACACATGACCTTGAATTGTGGATGCCAGCACAAAATAAGTATCGTGAAGTTTCGAGTTGTTCAAACTGCTTGGACTTTCAGGCACGGCGGATGCACACCCAATACCGGGATGAGGATGGTAAATTACAATATGTTCACACGCTTAACGGTTCTGGTTTAGCCGTTGGGCGGACAGTGGCAGCTATCTTGGAAAACTATCAAAATGCTGATGGCTCCGTAACAATTCCAGAAGTATTAGTACCATACATGCATGGTGTTACTAAGATTACTAAGGAAAATGCGGTTCCTTTCCGTAATAAAGTTAATAAATAA
- a CDS encoding IS1182 family transposase, whose protein sequence is MYQNYITGQTEFVLNYDYNVPSRHIVRMIDAFVDSIPQEILLDDKVATTGRPLSHPAIMLKILLFAYSRQTYSGRKIELMLEENLPMRWLARDHTYSYHTINNFRQSQHANNLIKRSFVYFTMALKDHGLIQSDAFFIDGTKLEADANKYSFTWRRAVEKYHAKLKEKTIKLYEDLVEKRVVKAMSPELVETANGMALMAENIDDKISELNEEIAQEPKVIKGGSVKKRRRRFLKKIRRQLKEDFIPRANKYEEAEDIFKGRNSFSKTDHDATFMCMKEDPMKNRELKPGYNLQIATHNQFVLDYALYSNPTDTRTLVPFLAQFHSLDFFDHIVADAGYGSEYNYTTIIDQFEKQPVIPYTTYQKEQKRKYKTDPTKSQNWQYNAEDDYYIDHLGVRFSFYRYSRRIDKYGFKRDFKLYRADKHQLSVQLDQLAKTPSGRQRYMQVNPTWNYYKAKVKATLSSDEGKAIYRRRKYDVEPVFGHMKRDFGVRRTHLRGQRAVENDTGFTLMAMNLTKLGKLVAQAGTKLIEKGKIRTIISGKSKIMVRILIFRGRNLIVNSQPHLNEINFYSAQHLPLIHHYE, encoded by the coding sequence ATGTATCAAAATTATATCACAGGGCAAACAGAATTCGTACTAAATTATGATTATAATGTTCCATCAAGACATATTGTACGTATGATTGATGCTTTTGTAGATTCGATTCCACAAGAAATTTTATTGGATGACAAAGTAGCGACTACCGGTCGCCCACTTTCTCATCCAGCGATTATGCTTAAAATTTTATTATTTGCCTATTCACGTCAAACTTATTCTGGTCGGAAAATTGAGTTGATGCTTGAAGAGAATTTACCAATGCGTTGGTTGGCACGTGATCATACCTATAGTTACCATACAATTAATAATTTTCGCCAAAGTCAACACGCTAATAATTTAATCAAACGTTCTTTTGTGTACTTTACGATGGCATTAAAGGATCACGGACTAATTCAAAGTGATGCTTTCTTTATTGATGGGACAAAGCTTGAGGCAGATGCCAATAAGTATTCATTTACTTGGCGTCGAGCTGTTGAAAAATATCATGCAAAATTAAAAGAAAAAACAATCAAACTTTACGAAGATTTAGTCGAAAAACGGGTAGTTAAAGCGATGAGTCCAGAACTAGTGGAAACCGCTAATGGAATGGCTCTTATGGCTGAAAATATTGATGATAAAATCAGTGAATTGAATGAAGAAATAGCTCAAGAACCTAAAGTAATCAAGGGTGGTTCAGTTAAGAAACGACGACGCCGTTTCTTAAAAAAGATTCGTCGACAATTAAAAGAAGACTTTATACCTCGTGCTAATAAGTATGAAGAAGCAGAAGATATTTTTAAGGGCCGCAATAGCTTTTCAAAAACAGATCATGATGCCACATTCATGTGTATGAAAGAAGATCCAATGAAAAACCGAGAATTGAAACCTGGATACAACTTACAAATCGCTACCCACAATCAATTTGTTCTTGATTATGCCTTATATTCTAATCCGACAGATACTAGAACATTAGTACCATTTCTTGCTCAATTTCATTCTTTAGATTTCTTTGATCATATCGTGGCTGATGCAGGGTATGGTAGTGAATATAATTACACGACAATTATTGATCAGTTTGAAAAACAGCCTGTTATTCCATATACGACTTACCAAAAGGAACAGAAACGAAAATACAAAACTGATCCAACTAAATCACAAAACTGGCAATATAATGCCGAAGATGATTATTACATTGACCATCTAGGAGTTCGTTTTAGTTTTTATCGTTACAGTCGAAGAATTGATAAATATGGATTTAAACGTGATTTTAAACTTTATCGGGCAGATAAACATCAATTATCAGTACAATTAGATCAATTAGCGAAAACACCAAGTGGACGTCAACGCTATATGCAAGTTAATCCAACTTGGAATTACTATAAAGCTAAAGTTAAAGCAACCCTCTCAAGTGACGAAGGTAAGGCAATTTATCGTCGACGTAAGTACGACGTTGAACCCGTTTTCGGTCACATGAAGAGGGATTTTGGCGTACGCCGAACACATTTACGTGGGCAACGCGCTGTGGAAAATGACACCGGATTTACACTAATGGCTATGAATTTAACAAAATTGGGAAAGTTAGTAGCTCAAGCAGGGACAAAATTAATTGAAAAAGGAAAAATCCGAACCATAATTTCTGGAAAATCAAAAATTATGGTTCGGATTTTAATATTCAGAGGAAGGAATTTAATAGTTAATTCCCAGCCTCACTTAAATGAAATCAATTTTTATTCAGCCCAACATTTACCATTGATTCATCATTATGAATAA